From the genome of Spinacia oleracea cultivar Varoflay chromosome 2, BTI_SOV_V1, whole genome shotgun sequence, one region includes:
- the LOC130467528 gene encoding uncharacterized protein — MSLFFPNIFKEGLIGFADAGYLSDPHNGRSQTGYLFTCGDCGLSSGKEAPTLLYEDNATCIAQLKEGYIKGDRTKHISPKFFFTHELQKTGDVNILQIHSSENLADLFTKALPTATSKKFIHLIGLGRLKDLQLNCHYGE; from the exons ATGAGTTTGTTCTTTCCTAATATATTCAAAGAGGGTTTAATTGGTTTTGCAGATGCAGGGTATTTATCTGATCCTCATAATGGTCGATCACAAACTGGATATTTATTCACATGTGGAG ATTGTGGTTTATCTTCCGGGAAAGAGGCACCAACACTTTTATATGAGGATAATGCAACATGTATTGCACAGCTCAAGGAAGGATACATAAAAGGTGATAGAACAAAGCACATCTCACCAAAATTCTTTTTCACTCATGAACTTCAGAAGACTGGCGATGTAAATATCTTGCAGATTCATTCAAGTGAAAATTTGGCAGATTTGTTTACTAAGGCGCTTCCTACTGCTACATCTAAAAAGTTTATTCACCTCATTGGATTGGGCCGTCTCAAAGATCTTCAGTTAAATTGTCATTATGGGGAGTAA